A stretch of the Deinococcus sp. YIM 134068 genome encodes the following:
- the odhB gene encoding 2-oxoglutarate dehydrogenase complex dihydrolipoyllysine-residue succinyltransferase has translation MAEIKVPVFSESVSEGTLLTWHKKPGDAVRRGEVIAEIETDKVVLEVTAQQDGVLQSIAKNEGDTVLSEEVLGVVGDAGASAAGATPTAQAPAPAADQASGPVANETSAGGTATQPDSSGSEPARRDDLSPAVRRVVAENNLNPAQIPATGPKGNITKADAVAAVQGGLTYQGPQEAAVPPSMREAASGGQPAASTPQPAPTPPSVQAPQGARTEQRVPMTRIRQRISERLKEVQNTAALLTTFNEVNMKPAMDLRKKYQDQFVAKHGVKLGFMSLFVRAATEALKQFPVVNASVDGKDIIYHGYYDIGIAVASERGLVVPILRDTDTMSLAGIEKGIGEFAGKARSGKLTLEDMSGGTFSITNGGTFGSMMSTPIINAPQSAILGMHNIIERPIAQNGQVVIAPMMYLALSYDHRIIDGREAVQFLVAVKNAVEDPARMLLEL, from the coding sequence ATGGCCGAAATCAAGGTTCCGGTATTTTCCGAGTCGGTGAGCGAGGGCACGCTGCTGACATGGCACAAGAAGCCCGGCGACGCGGTGCGGCGTGGCGAGGTCATCGCCGAGATCGAGACCGACAAGGTGGTGCTGGAAGTCACCGCCCAGCAGGACGGCGTGTTGCAGAGCATCGCCAAGAACGAGGGCGACACGGTGCTGAGCGAGGAAGTCCTCGGGGTGGTGGGCGACGCGGGCGCTTCGGCAGCGGGCGCGACTCCCACCGCTCAAGCCCCGGCCCCCGCCGCCGATCAGGCGAGTGGCCCGGTGGCGAACGAGACGAGCGCGGGCGGCACGGCCACCCAGCCCGACTCCTCCGGGAGCGAGCCAGCCCGGCGCGACGACCTCTCCCCTGCCGTTCGGCGCGTGGTCGCCGAGAACAACCTGAACCCGGCCCAGATTCCCGCGACCGGGCCGAAGGGCAACATCACGAAGGCGGACGCGGTGGCAGCGGTCCAGGGCGGCCTGACCTACCAGGGACCGCAGGAGGCCGCCGTCCCGCCCAGCATGAGGGAGGCGGCCAGCGGCGGGCAGCCAGCGGCCAGCACGCCTCAGCCCGCGCCCACCCCGCCCTCCGTCCAGGCCCCACAGGGGGCGCGGACCGAGCAGCGCGTGCCCATGACGCGCATTCGCCAGCGCATCTCCGAGCGGCTCAAGGAGGTGCAGAACACCGCCGCCCTGCTGACCACCTTCAACGAAGTCAATATGAAACCGGCGATGGACCTGCGGAAGAAGTACCAGGACCAGTTCGTCGCCAAGCACGGGGTCAAGCTGGGCTTCATGAGCCTCTTCGTCCGGGCGGCGACCGAGGCGCTGAAGCAGTTCCCGGTCGTGAACGCCAGCGTGGACGGCAAGGACATCATCTATCACGGCTACTACGACATCGGCATCGCGGTGGCGTCGGAGCGGGGCCTCGTCGTGCCCATCCTGCGCGACACGGACACGATGAGCCTCGCGGGCATCGAGAAGGGGATCGGCGAGTTCGCGGGCAAGGCGCGGAGCGGCAAGCTGACGCTGGAGGACATGAGCGGCGGCACCTTCTCCATCACGAACGGCGGCACCTTCGGCTCCATGATGAGCACCCCGATCATCAACGCGCCGCAGAGCGCCATCCTGGGAATGCACAACATTATCGAGCGGCCCATCGCGCAGAACGGGCAGGTCGTCATCGCCCCGATGATGTACCTCGCCCTGAGCTACGACCACCGCATCATCGACGGGCGTGAGGCCGTGCAATTCCTCGTCGCCGTGAAGAACGCGGTGGAGGACCCGGCGCGGATGCTGCTGGAGCTGTAG